A region of Trichoplusia ni isolate ovarian cell line Hi5 chromosome 21, tn1, whole genome shotgun sequence DNA encodes the following proteins:
- the LOC113504091 gene encoding gastrula zinc finger protein XlCGF57.1-like → MSDVENIYCRLCAELKPNNKLIDLKTDDEKSQEIVTKLTRLHIELNENMFPKTVCLMCVTSLQSAYEFVTTVEQAQTVLNDLILVRQIKKEKNVSDDENDVTEVPDDTCQDYLVVKVESKPAEPKPTESSSKPVEKGPKKGPQVYRKRNLSPTIEPVPVNDVKLSWKDYSWMCSYCDTLFPNVDELKTHSMEFHNACNAFRCTDCRRRKLRLDSFLIHVCRHRKHLKFSCYKCPMKFATVKVGNYHRTKHINSNYVCLGCNTNFTTKKDLNSHASKYYKETRVRKLPDIPQDDTLTCVICHKTCRNRGSLNVHLLTHTDRKKNHTCEVCGKCFFQKGSLAEHMLQHTNERPFPCEICKFSFKTSRQLRRHVGVHDGIKPFACDQCGRCFRLKKQLLSHSIIHTDSFPHVCSYCNKGFRFKTILNQHLRQHTGVKPYNCSICQRDFTNWPNFNKHMKRRHGTDMAKKKHTPEGTFPINSAGDVIYPAGDCLDWRKKIMMATQKEKPKVDDKIETVMQRELVPTGEVSNN, encoded by the coding sequence ATGAGTGACGTGGAAAATATATACTGTCGGCTTTGCGCCGAGTTAAAACCCAACAATAAACTAATAGATCTAAAAACTGATGATGAAAAATCACAAGAAATAGTCACCAAATTAACTCGACTACATATagagttaaatgaaaatatgttcCCAAAAACGGTATGTTTGATGTGTGTTACCTCATTACAGAGCGCTTACGAGTTCGTTACGACTGTAGAACAAGCTCAAACAGTTCTCAACGACTTGATACTAGTTCGGCAGATTAAAAAGGAGAAAAATGTTTCGGACGACGAAAATGATGTTACCGAAGTCCCTGACGATACTTGTCAAGATTATTTAGTTGTTAAAGTTGAATCTAAGCCCGCTGAACCGAAGCCCACTGAAAGTAGTTCGAAACCAGTTGAAAAAGGTCCGAAAAAGGGTCCACAGGTTTACAGAAAGCGAAATCTTAGTCCCACAATAGAACCGGTACCAGTTAACGACGTTAAACTGTCATGGAAGGACTACAGTTGGATGTGTTCATACTGCGACACTCTGTTTCCCAATGTTGATGAGTTAAAAACACATTCTATGGAGTTCCATAACGCTTGCAATGCATTCCGATGTACGGACTGCAGACGAAGGAAGTTGAGGCTTGATAGCTTCTTGATTCATGTTTGCAGACACCGAAAACACCTGAAATTCTCCTGCTATAAATGTCCCATGAAGTTTGCAACTGTAAAAGTTGGAAATTATCATAGAACGAAGCATATAAATTCTAATTACGTTTGTCTGGGATGCAACACAAATTTCACAACGAAGAAGGATTTGAATAGTCACGCaagtaaatattacaaagaGACACGAGTAAGAAAATTACCAGATATACCGCAAGATGATACTTTAACATGCGTAATATGCCACAAGACATGTAGAAACCGAGGCAGCTTAAATGTGCATCTACTAACACATACAGACAGAAAAAAGAACCATACCTGTGAAGTATGCGGTAAATGTTTCTTTCAAAAGGGCAGTTTGGCGGAACATATGCTTCAACACACAAATGAAAGACCGTTTCCCTGTGAAATATGCAAGTTTTCCTTCAAAACATCGAGGCAGCTACGAAGGCATGTGGGAGTGCATGATGGGATAAAACCTTTTGCATGTGACCAATGCGGTAGATGCTTCagattaaaaaagcaattactaTCCCACAGTATAATCCATACGGATTCCTTTCCACATGTCTGCTCATACTGCAACAAAGGTTTTCGTTTCAAAACCATTCTCAACCAACATCTGCGTCAACACACCGGTGTTAAACCTTACAACTGCAGTATCTGTCAACGGGACTTTACGAATTGGCCGAACTTCAATAAGCACATGAAACGAAGGCATGGTACGGACATGGCAAAGAAGAAACACACACCAGAGGGAACGTTTCCTATAAATTCTGCTGGTGATGTTATATACCCTGCAGGAGATTGTCTAGATTGGAGAAAGAAAATTATGATGGCTACGCAAAAAGAGAAACCAAAAGTTGATGATAAGATTGAAACCGTAATGCAGAGAGAGTTGGTACCTACTGGTGAAGTCAgtaacaattga
- the LOC113504089 gene encoding LOW QUALITY PROTEIN: presequence protease, mitochondrial-like (The sequence of the model RefSeq protein was modified relative to this genomic sequence to represent the inferred CDS: inserted 1 base in 1 codon), producing MYSRLCALRTSLSHRLLPCSNMYSSGILKKKEPPLKALQPGKTVHGFVLQEVEHIKEYNMTAYFLVHEKTKTEYLHLERDDSNNVFSVGFRTTPLDSMGTPHILEHTVLCGSKNYPVRDPFFKMLNRSLATFMNALTGPDYTFYPFSSQNEIDYRNLQKVYLDAVFKPNLSRLDFLQEGWRLEHSNVEDKLSNIMFKGVVYNEMKGAFSETSSLFGQRFINTILPQGTYGYVSGGDPLCIPELSHDYLKNFHSMYYHPSNARIYSYGNFPLETNLKIVNESYLSQYAYLNPRHTIVARQPRWTEPKTTQISCRLDQYGVPIEKQNQIAIGYVMSDITSIYETFMMMALTELMIIGPNSAFYKNLIEKNISGGYNSLTGYDNQIRDTLFVVGLRDVEQSKFGVVENIVKETIGTIYDKGFETDHIQSVLHGFELSIKHQSPKFGLNLLFNLMPLWNHNGPILSALKVNQLLDQLKTNLMEPSYVRQVIEKYFIFNKHRLTMTMVPDPKFDDTFNEAEAKLLKXKLKALSSDQKEEIFKEGLELSKVQKKQENLDVLPCLKLEDIALNKTAPPLKHTVADIIPLQLCEANTNGVTYFKGIIGTDCLDTQQRELLPFFNYVINKFDTKSFNYRDFDKYISKSTSGLGFLTHITEHIDQHGQFEQGVLISSHCLDENLPKMLDIWSEIFSKPNFSNSERMKMLFTNYCSALSNGIIDSGHTYAMQAARALITSVDECKESLMGLHHVIAMQNIHKKQPIEDVQCIIDMIAKRTLKGTNLRAAFHYSNTNADIEENVDNFCKDLCMGVEHKEMNRINWTDCKKMPTENRGVHIQMNIPVNFCAKVIPTVPYTDPDYAKLRVLSRFLTSKYLHPVVREQNGAYGGGAMLTLDGVFNYYSYRDPNSRITLNVFDETAAWMEKNTNLVDDQNLFEAKLSILQQMDQPIAEYMKGIDLFLYGLSYDIWKTQRERVLAVKKEDLVEVCKKYLNADVWAGKCVIGEGSKDLKEGKEIWEMISGPQQ from the exons ATGTATTCAAGACTTTGCGCTCTCAGGACAAGCCTGAGCCACCGCCTGTTACCATGCAGCAACATGTACAGCAGCGGAATCCTTAAGAAGAAGGAGCCCCCATTAAAAGCTTTACAGCCCGGAAAGACAGTCCATGGTTTTGTCCTCCAAGAAGTTGAACATATCAAGGAGTATAACATGACCGCATACTTCTTAGTCCACGAAAAGACTAAAACAGAGTACCTGCATTTAGAAAGAGATGATTCCAATAATGTTTTCTCAGTCGGTTTCCGTACAACCCCCTTAGATTCTATGGGAACACCTCATATTCTAGAACACACAGTTTTATGCGGTTCAAAGAATTATCCCGTAAGAGATCCGTTTTTCAAAATGTTGAACCGTTCTTTAGCCACTTTTATGAATGCTTTGACAGGCCCTGATTACACATTTTACCCGTTCTCGTCACAAAATGAGATTGATTATAGGAATCTGCAGAAAGTCTACCTTGATGCTGTATTTAAGCCAAACCTATCTAGGCTAGATTTCTTGCAAGAAGGGTGGAGGTTAGAACATTCTAATGTAGAAGATAAACTCAGTAATATAATGTTCAAAGGTGTAGTCTATAATGAAATGAAAGGAGCATTCTCTGAAACAAGCTCACTATTCGGTCAAAGGTTCATCAACACAATTCTACCGCAAGGAACATACGGTTATGTTTCAGGCGGTGACCCACTATGTATTCCAGAACTCAGTCATGACTACTTAAAGAACTTCCACTCAATGTACTACCATCCTAGCAATGCTAGAATTTACTCCTACGGTAACTTCCCGTTGGAAACCAACCTTAAAATTGTTAATGAGTCGTACTTAAGTCAGTATGCGTACTTAAACCCAAGGCACACTATAGTGGCTCGACAACCGCGTTGGACTGAGCCTAAGACTACACAAATATCTTGCAGACTAGACCAGTATGGAGTGCCAATAGAAAAACAGAACCAGATAGCTATAGGATACGTCATGTCTGACATCACAAGCATTTATGAGACATTTATGATGATGGCATTGACGGAACTAATGATCATTGGCCCCAATTCAGCATTCTATAAAAATCTGattgagaaaaatatttctgGAGGCTATAATTCTCTGACAGGCTACGATAATCAAATAAGAGACACATTATTTGTAGTCGGCCTCCGCGACGTTGAACAGTCAAAGTTCGGTGTTGTAGAAAACATCGTGAAGGAGACAATTGGAACGATTTATGATAAGGGCTTTGAAACGGATCACATCCAAAGCGTTTTACACGGTTTTGAGCTATCAATCAAGCATCAAAGCCCCAAATTTGGCTTGAACCTGCTATTTAATCTCATGCCGCTGTGGAATCACAACGGACCTATCTTAAGTGCTTTAAAAGTCAACCAATTGCTCGATCAGTTGAAGACCAATTTGATGGAACCCTCGTACGTTCGCCAAGTGATAGAAAAATACTTCATCTTCAACAAGCATAGACTGACAATGACTATGGTTCCCGATCCAAAATTCGACGACACTTTCAACGAGGCAGAAGCTAAACtactaa ctaaactaaaagcTTTGTCTTCGGATCAAAAAGAAGAGATATTTAAAGAAGGATTGGAGCTATCGAAAGTACAGAAGAAGCAGGAGAACTTAGATGTTTTGCCGTGCTTGAAGCTTGAGGATATTGCCCTGAATAAAACGGCACCTCCTCTAAAACATACTGTTGCTGACATTATTCCTCTGCAACTGTGTGAGGCAAATACCAATGGTGTAACGTACTTCAAGGGTATAATTGGAACCGACTGCTTAGACACGCAACAAAGAGAACTCCTACCTTTCTTCAACTATGTCATCAACAAATTTGACACGAAGTCATTTAATTATCGAGACTTTGACAAGTACATCAGCAAATCCACATCTGGGCTCGGTTTCCTCACACATATTACTGAGCATATTGATCAACACGGCCAGTTCGAACAAGGGGTATTGATAAGCAGCCACTGTTTAGATGAAAACCTCCCCAAAATGCTCGATATTTGGTCTGAAATATTCAGCAAACCGAATTTCAGTAACAGCGAACGAATGAAAATGCTATTCACGAACTATTGCTCAGCACTCAGTAACGGAATCATTGACAGTGGGCACACTTATGCCATGCAGGCAGCCCGGGCTTTAATTACATCTGTAGACGAATGCAAGGAGAGTCTAATGGGTCTACACCACGTCATCGCAATGCAAAACATTCATAAGAAGCAACCGATCGAAGATGTCCAATGTATTATTGATATGATTGCTAAACGAACTCTAAAAGGCACAAACTTGAGAGCAGCCTTCCACTACAGCAACACAAATGCCGACATCGAGGAAAATGTTGACAACTTCTGCAAAGATTTGTGTATGGGCGTCGAACATAAGGAGATGAACAGGATCAATTGGACCGATTGCAAGAAGATGCCCACTGAGAACCGAGGGGTTCACATTCAGATGAACATTCCTGTCAATTTCTGCGCGAAAGTTATTCCTACAGTTCCCTACACTGACCCGGACTACGCTAAACTTCGTGTGCTATCAAGATTCTTAACCTCCAAATACTTGCATCCGGTAGTCAGGGAACAAAATGGCGCTTACGGCGGCGGCGCCATGTTGACTTTAGATGGAGTTTTCAACTACTATTCTTATAGAGACCCCAACTCAAGGATCACTCTGAATGTTTTCGATGAAACAGCCGCTTGGATGGAGAAAAATACCAACTTGGTTGACGACCAGAACTTGTTTGAAGCCAAACTATCGATCCTGCAACAAATGGACCAGCCGATCGCTGAATATATGAAGGGAATCGATCTATTCCTGTACGGTTTATCGTATGATATCTGGAAGACGCAAAGAGAGCGAGTACTTGCTGTCAAGAAGGAAGATTTGGTGGAAGTttgcaaaaaatacttgaatgcCGATGTCTGGGCGGGAAAATGCGTGATCGGTGAAGGCTCGAAAGACTTGAAGGAAGGAAAAGAGATTTGGGAGATGATAAGTGGACCTCAGCAGTAA
- the LOC113504134 gene encoding nucleolar GTP-binding protein 1-like: MSLYNFKKIAVVPTAKDFVDIILSKTQRKTPTVVHKHYKISRIRGFYMRKVKFTQQNFHDRLSRIIQEFPKLDDVHPFYADLMNVLYDKDHYKLGLGQLNTARHLIDTVAKDYVRLLKYGDSLYRCKQLKRAALGRMATIMKRQAANLTYLEQVRQHLARLPSIDPYTRTIIICGFPNVGKSSFINKITRADVEVQPYAFTTKSLYVGHTDYKYLRWQVIDTPGILDHPLEQRNVIEMQAVTALAHLRAAVLYVLDPSEQCGHSIEEQISLFESIKPLFSNKPLIVVLNKMDVIKPEDLPEGKKQLIEDLMLSCSKGNLVNADPNSDLSVVPVMRMSTMTEEGVQEVKIEACERLLGHRVTEKMRTKKVDGILNRLHVAVPAPRDSKPRPAVIPPAVAKKKQMLADKAARKRKLERDIELEEGDDYVLDLQKNYAEIPEEERHDPIPEFWEGHNIADYIDPDIFDKLAELEKEEDLRMEGGLYAVPKIELDDTMKEIRELARQIRNKKAILKDESRLVKQSTKPVMPRNSRARAKDRSTAKLRDEMEKLGVDMSETKEAHFTRSRGRSRSRSQSAPAAKRQKIEERGRSVSKPARDTTGVGNAVVSPILRDGFILYRFIARQGFCKKLMIPYAYLRIFIA, translated from the exons atgagtttgtacaacttcaaaaaaatcGCTGTGGTCCCCACAGCAAAG gACTTTGTGGACATAATATTGTCCAAAACTCAAAGGAAAACACCGACAGTGGTACACAAACACTACAAGATATCAAGGATTCGTGGATTTTATATGAGAAAAGTGAAATTTACGCAACAGAACTTTCACGACCGTCTTTCTAGGATTATTCAG GAATTCCCCAAACTAGATGATGTGCACCCGTTCTATGCAGATCTTATGAATGTATTGTATGACAAAGATCACTACAAGCTTGGTCTCGGACAACTGAACACTGCCAGACATCTTATTGACAC CGTAGCCAAGGACTACGTCCGCCTGCTGAAGTACGGTGACTCGTTGTACCGATGCAAGCAGCTGAAGCGCGCGGCCCTCGGTCGCATGGCAACCATCATGAAGCGACAGGCCGCCAACCTCACATATTTGGAACAG GTCCGACAACATTTAGCCCGTCTGCCGTCCATCGACCCTTACACGCGCACCATCATCATCTGCGGGTTCCCTAACGTCGGCAAGTCCAGTTTCATAAACAAG ATAACACGAGCAGATGTAGAAGTACAGCCTTATGCGTTCACAACGAAGAGTTTGTACGTCGGGCACACAGACTACAAGTATTTGAGGTGGCAG GTGATCGACACGCCGGGCATCCTGGACCACCCGCTGGAGCAGCGCAACGTGATCGAGATGCAGGCCGTGACCGCGCTGGCGCACCTGCGCGCCGCCGTACTGTACGTGCTCGACCCCTCCGAGCAGTGCGGACACAGCATCGAGGAACAG ATATCTCTGTTCGAGAGCATTAAGCCGCTGTTCAGCAACAAGCCGCTGATAGTCGTACTGAACAAGATGGATGTCATCAAGCCTGAGGATCTGCCCGAAGGCAAGAAGCAACTCATTGAAGACCTCATGCTGAGCTGCTCTAAGGGTAACCTGGTCAA CGCGGACCCCAACTCGGACCTCTCGGTGGTCCCCGTGATGCGCATGTCGACCATGACGGAGGAGGGCGTGCAGGAGGTCAAGATCGAGGCCTGCGAGCGGCTGCTGGGACACAGGGTTACCGAGAAGATGAGGACTAAGAAG GTGGACGGCATCCTGAACCGCCTCCACGTGGCGGTCCCCGCGCCGCGCGACTCCAAGCCGCGGCCCGCCGTCATCCCGCCCGCCGTCGCCAAGAAGAAGCAGATGCTAGCTGACAAGGCGGCTCGCAAGAGGAAACTGGAGAGGGACATCGAGCTGGAGGAGGGAGACGACTATGTACTCG ACCTCCAGAAGAACTACGCGGAGATCCCGGAGGAGGAGCGCCACGACCCGATCCCGGAGTTCTGGGAGGGACACAACATCGCCGACTACATCGACCCGGACATCTTCGAC AAACTGGCCGAGCTTGAGAAGGAGGAGGACCTCCGCATGGAGGGAGGCCTCTACGCCGTGCCGAAGATAGAGCTTGATGACACCATGAAGGAAATCAGAGAATTGGCGCGCCAGATACG CAACAAGAAGGCGATCCTGAAGGACGAGTCTCGCCTCGTGAAGCAGTCCACGAAGCCGGTGATGCCGCGCAACTCCCGCGCCAGGGCCAAGGACCGCTCCACCGCCAAGCTCAGGGACGAGATGGAGAAACTCG GAGTGGACATGTCGGAGACCAAAGAGGCCCACTTCACTCGCTCCCGCGGCCGCTCCCGCTCCCGCTCGCAGTCCGCGCCCGCCGCCAAGAGGCAGAAGATCGAGGAGAGAGGCCGCTCCGTCAGCAAGCCCGCCAGGGACACTACCGGCGTTGGAAATGCTGTTGTAAGTCCTATACTTAGAGAtggatttattttgtacagGTTCATTGCTAGGCAAGGCTTCTGTAAGAAATTAATGATTCCCTACGCGTATTTGCGCATATTTATTGCATAG
- the LOC113504125 gene encoding ornithine decarboxylase antizyme 1-like, with product MCILSCQVVQAGTLYLRMPGVLAAGSKESFMLLLDFAEERLGCNNCIICVLKSRPDRATILRTFMFMGFQLLAPNSPLMPQEITNPEYIFLHYNMQ from the exons ATGTGTATCTTGTCGTGTCAGGTGGTCCAGGCCGGCACGCTGTACCTGCGCATGCCGGGCGTGCTGGCGGCCGGCAGCAAGGAGAGCTTCATGCTGCTGCTCGACTTCGCCGAGGAGCGCCTGGGCTGTAACAA CTGCATCATTTGCGTCCTGAAGAGCCGGCCTGACCGCGCGACCATTCTCCGCACCTTCATGTTCATGGGCTTCCAGCTGCTAGCCCCCAACTCTCCGCTCATGCCGCAGGAGATCACCAACCCAGAATATATATTCTTACACTACAACATGCAGTAA
- the LOC113504124 gene encoding dihydrofolate reductase isoform X2 gives MAYFTTMTTQVSDPTKVNAVIMGRRTWDCIPDKYRPLDNRINIVMTHNVDSVKENVPEGVIVVPGLDEAISYIEKRPDIEATWVIGGSSIYKAAMTHENCGKIYLTEIQKSFDCDTFFPNIDKQQFHLVDEEKIPSEKQVEGDISYYFRVYKRL, from the exons ATGGCATACTTCACAACTATGACAACTCAAGTCTCGGACCCCACCAAAGTGAATGCTGTCATCATGGGCCGTCGTACCTGGGATTGTATCCCAGATAAATACAGACCGTTAGACAACAGAATCAATATAGTTATGACACATAATGTGGATAGTGTGAAGGAAAAT GTACCGGAAGGTGTGATTGTAGTCCCGGGGTTAGATGAGGCCATCAGCTACATAGAGAAGAGGCCAGATATAGAGGCAACTTGGGTTATTGGTGGATCTTCAATATACAAG gCGGCCATGACTCACGAAAACTGCGGCAAGATCTACCTGACTGAGATACAGAAATCATTTGATTGTGACACCTTCTTCCCGAATATTGACAAACAGCAGTTCCATCTTGTTGATGAGGAGAAGATACCTTCGGAGAAACAGGTGGAAGGAgatattagttattatttcagGGTTTATAAGAGATTGTAA
- the LOC113504124 gene encoding dihydrofolate reductase isoform X1, with protein sequence MSKVKLNLIAAACENMGIGTNGTLPWRLKKEMAYFTTMTTQVSDPTKVNAVIMGRRTWDCIPDKYRPLDNRINIVMTHNVDSVKENVPEGVIVVPGLDEAISYIEKRPDIEATWVIGGSSIYKAAMTHENCGKIYLTEIQKSFDCDTFFPNIDKQQFHLVDEEKIPSEKQVEGDISYYFRVYKRL encoded by the exons ATGTCGAAAGTTAAGTTGAATTTGATCGCGGCTGCCTGCGAAAATATGGGTATTGGAACTAATGGTACCCTGCCTTGGCgtttaaa aaagGAGATGGCATACTTCACAACTATGACAACTCAAGTCTCGGACCCCACCAAAGTGAATGCTGTCATCATGGGCCGTCGTACCTGGGATTGTATCCCAGATAAATACAGACCGTTAGACAACAGAATCAATATAGTTATGACACATAATGTGGATAGTGTGAAGGAAAAT GTACCGGAAGGTGTGATTGTAGTCCCGGGGTTAGATGAGGCCATCAGCTACATAGAGAAGAGGCCAGATATAGAGGCAACTTGGGTTATTGGTGGATCTTCAATATACAAG gCGGCCATGACTCACGAAAACTGCGGCAAGATCTACCTGACTGAGATACAGAAATCATTTGATTGTGACACCTTCTTCCCGAATATTGACAAACAGCAGTTCCATCTTGTTGATGAGGAGAAGATACCTTCGGAGAAACAGGTGGAAGGAgatattagttattatttcagGGTTTATAAGAGATTGTAA